CTGCTTTTGTTTCACGCACACGATTTACTAACTGGGTCATATATTTTGGAACTGTCGGATCGGGCAAATGCGCAGGAAAATTCCCATCCGGGACACAATTTATGCATTCCACATCGCATTTCAATTCTTTGAAAATCTGCATAGTAATTGGGCCACAAGTACCATTTCCAGGGTCTATAATAAATTTACTTTTTGGGTTAATGTCTATTTTTGTTTTAATTAAATCTATATAATCTTTTACCGGACTGAAATTAGTTAACGTTCCTTTCAATGTTGTTTCCTGTTTTTCGTGTTCCAGCTTTTCCATACATTTCCTGAGATTTTGTATTTCGTCTCCATAAATAGTTTCTTTCCCGATTAAAACTTTAAAACCATTATATTCTTTTGGATTATGACTGCCCGTAATCATAATTCCGCCATCGTAATTATACTTAAAGACAGAAAAATACAGCACAGGTGTCGGCACAACTCCTACGTCGGTAACATCCAGATTTGAATCAATAAGACCTTTAATAAGAGATTTTGATATTCTATCCGAAGATAAACGAACATCACGCCCCACACCAATTTTTAATTTTGATTTTTGATTTTTGATTTTTGATTTTACATACACTCCATAAGCTAATCCAAGTTCATATACAATGTCATCCATGAGTTCCGTATCCGCAAGTCCTCTTATATCATACGTTCTAAATATATCCGGGTTAAACATTTTACTCCTTTCTTTTATTTTTCAAATAATCCACCTGATGCGGGTTTCATTTTTTTACCAAGATGTTCGTAAGCAATCGGGGTAGCTACTCTTCCTTTGGGCGTTCTTTTTATGAACCCCTGTTGTAAAAGATACGGTTCAAACATTTCTTCTATAGTTTGGGGATCTTCGCCTATTGAGGCACCGATTGTTCCCAATCCTACAGGTCCACCCTGGTATTTATCTATTATTGTGTTAAGTATTTTTTCGTCCATTTCATCAAGTCCTCTTTCATCAACGTTAAGTTGTGTAAGAGCATATCTTGTAAGTTCAAGATTTATTGTGCCGTCGCCTTTTACCTGAGCATAATCTCTTATTCTTTTTAACAATCTGTTTGCGATTCTTGGTGTTCCTCTTGCCCTGCGCGCAATTTCATAAGCGCTTGCCTTATCTATTGACGTTTCCAAAAGTTTTGCGGTTCTCGTTACGATAAGTTCCAAATCTTCCGGCGAATAGAAATCCAACCTGAATGTAAGTTCAAACCTTGACCTCATTGGCGCGGATAGAAGTCCTGAGCGGGTTGTTGCACCGATTAAAGTAAACGGTGAAAGATTTAGTGTTACAGAACGTGCGTTTGCGCCCTGGTCAATCATAATTTCTATTCTATAATCTTCCATTGCGGGATAAAGGTATTCTTCCGCCTGTTTATCGAGTCTATGTATCTCATCAATAAAAAAAGTATCCTTAGATTTCAGACGTGTTAATATACCGGCAAGGTCTCCGATTCGTTCAATCACAGGTCCCGAAGTAGGTATAATATCGACGCCCAATTCATTTGCTATTATATAGGCAAGAGTAGTTTTTCCGAGTCCCGGCGGGCCAAAAAATAAAACATGGGTAAGGGGTTCGTCGCGGGATTTGGCGGCCTGGATAAATATTGATAAGTTTTCTTTTAATCTTTCCTGCCCGACAAAATCTTCAAGTTTTTTAGGTCTTAAGGAGAATTCGACTTCCTCTTCACCTGCTATTCTTACGGGAGTCGTCAATCTTGCATCAAGTGTTTCTCCACCCAAGTCAGCCGGGATTGAATTAGTATTTTCTATTTTTTCGTCCATTTATTTAATTTTCACCAATTTTTTTATTAGTTTATAATCCGCCGATTTGACTTCTACAAAATAAATACCTGCAGGACAGGTTTTAGGCGACCATACTAAACTTTTAGACGATTTATTTAATTTGTCAACTTTATATACAGTTCTTCCACTTATATCATAAATCCGTATTTCCGTTTCTCTATCTTTTAGTGCTACATGGTAACTGACCACTGTTGAGTGTATAAAAGGATTTGGATACACTTCTAATTTTGGATTTTGAAGTAAGGATTTAGGATTTTCTTGCGTTCCTATTTTAGGAGTAAATTCTATTCCGATTGAGTTTAGTATTGGCGTTAAATCAGAGGTTGGGGTAGCGAATTTAATCTGATACTGGATATATCCTTTATTGTTAAAACTATCAGGTATTGTATCTCCGGAATTCGTTATGCGACAAGAATCTACACCATACATATCTTCCGTAGAATTTGTTCTTATCCAGACTTGCATAGTTCCGGTATTGAAAGATGCATCCCATGTAACGTGTCCGTAATCAACGTTATTTGAGGAGTCTGCTCTAAGCACCGATGATTTAAACGAGCCTGAAGTAAAATAACCTGCATTTGAAACCCTGCCGCTACCAACTATTCCCGAATTAGAGCCAAGATACAAAAAACCATTCGAAGTTTGCATTATGGAATATATGGCGCTTATCTGGACATCTATTTGTTCTGAAGTCCAACTTGTGCCATTAGCGGATTTATATAAATAACCGCTTAATGTGCCGGTTCCCGCATATATTATATTATTATCTCCCTTGAATAAAGAATAAATGGAATTTGCATAAGTCAATTTTTGTGTTGTATCCCAGCTAACACCTTTGTTACTGCTTTTGAAAACTTTCCCCGAATCAGGGCCTGTCCCTGCATAAACAACGGAATCGCTTATAGCAAGAGAATAAACCACTCTATCTATATGTGGAAACATTGTCGTATCAAAAACAAGGCCGTCCGTGGATTTAAATACTCCTGAAATCGTATCTTTTGTAACGACTCTACTGCCGCCAGCATATAGATTATTCTCGGAATCTTCTACAATTTCCCATATTCGTATTCCATTGTTAACGGTTACGGCTGCCCACACGTCACCATCCGATGATTTATAAATTTCCCCGTCTCCCGTTCCCGCATAGAACGTACCGTTTTTTGCAATAAGCAAAGTATTCACGGGTTTAGTTAAATTCGTAGAATTCCAACTTGTAGTATATTTGAAAACACCGGCATCAGTTCCTGCGTACAAAATAGTATCCTGAATTATCAGGCTATGAACCCAATTACAGGAAGGCATGTCCATACTCGTCCAGTTGTTTCCGTAATCCGTAGTTTTAAAAACAAATCCTTTAAGCGCAGCGCTATCGCCACCGGCATAAAGCACGCTATCGCAAGCATTAGTAAGAGCCCATATATTTGTGACGCCTTGAAGTTGTCCCGTATTTTGCCATCCAGCGGGAGCGTCAAGTAAAATACTTCCCGAGAGTCTTGAACAATTTACATTTTTTTTGTTAAAGAATTTTGTAGTATCCGACCATAAAAGCTGTCCACTTCCGCCGTACCAATTAGTTTGAGACCACAAATTCAACGCAAGAAAATAAAAAACAATCATAATAAGGATCCCTCTATAAATTTAACTAAACAGCTTTACCACTTATATCTTGCTACCTGGTATACTTCTTTAGAGCTTCCCTGGATAAATACGACAATACTGCAGTTACTAGTATTGCAACTTGGGCCAATAAAAAAAGCTTCCATTTCGTCAAGCGAACCATTAGCCGGTATGGATACCGATTTTCCGCTTGTATAGGGAAACATATCTCGCACAACATTATAGAAAGTACTTCCCGAATAAGCAATATTAGTTTCAACAAGCACAATATACATAGTTCCGGTTATCGCATTACCTGTCGTATTCGTAATATGAACTTTAACTGTCCCACTTTTAGAAGAAGCAGCGTAAGAAGACCCTCCGAGTCCAATTTTAAGCGGGATTGCAACAACTTTCCGAGTATTAAAATCCGCTCTGTATGTAGCGTATGGATAAGCGCCCGCTCTTGGCAAAATTCCATCACACTCAGTAGTAGGCATTCCCATCGATCCTGAATAAAATCCACTTCTTATATAAACCGAGCCACAAAAAGGATCTCCCTGTCCAATATGAAAGGCAAGAACAATCAATGAATCTTTTGCTTCATTTTCCAAGGTTTGCAGCGCACTCGCTGTAGGAGGACATGATGGTCAGCCTGTTCCGGTAAATTCTTCTATTAATACGGTTCTATAAGAAGCGCCTGTGGTCGTCCCGTTTCCGTTACCGTCTCCACCATTATTAGTGCTATTCAACGGGTCATACGGATTATTTCTCGTTCTTTTACAACCAACAACACCAAAAAGAATAAATGGGACAAGAATCAAACAAAAGACTTTATTATTCATAAGTCCTCCTCGCGCATAAAACTATACCATTCCCCTGAGGTTCCAAATATAATCCATATTTTTTTACTTTTTTATAATGTTTTTTTATAGCTTTGGACGATGGTTTGGACAGAAACATTGCATCCGCAACCGAGTATGCATATATACCTGCCATAAGCACAAAACTTGCTATACTCATTGTTCCGTAAGAATTTGATTTATTGTAATGACTGTCAAATTCCGCGGGTGTAGCGGTAGAATCCAGCCCCTTATACTTGCTGTACTCACTATTACTGCTTACCATAAATATTAATCCCGAAAGTAAAGTAACGGCTTCCCCACCCATTATTCCATAAGCCTTCATTGTTTCGCCTTTTTCCAATTGAGGTAATCCCGGGATAAACATTTTACTATCCATTGCCGGTACGGTAGAATTACTTTTCGCGAAACAGGAATTTGTAAAAACTCCTGATTGTGCGATAAGAATAGATAGACAAAAAACATAAAATATTTTTTTGTTCATATTTTCCGTTCTAACACTTTCATAATATAGTATTTTTCTTTTAACGGTCTGTCAATATTTTTTGCATAAAAGAATTTCGCACTTCTATATTCAAAATTTTCTGATATATTCAGAGAAGCGAAGCAAAAGCGGGTGTTTTTTAACGTTATCCGTTTATCGATATGTTTCTTCTTTTAAACGCCGGTATTTTCAAGTTTTCTTTTTCGTTCAATCTCTTTTCTTCCTTTATTCCGCCTGCAATCAAAGTCACTTTTATTTCATCTGATAATTTATCA
Above is a genomic segment from bacterium containing:
- a CDS encoding phosphomannomutase/phosphoglucomutase translates to MFNPDIFRTYDIRGLADTELMDDIVYELGLAYGVYVKSKIKNQKSKLKIGVGRDVRLSSDRISKSLIKGLIDSNLDVTDVGVVPTPVLYFSVFKYNYDGGIMITGSHNPKEYNGFKVLIGKETIYGDEIQNLRKCMEKLEHEKQETTLKGTLTNFSPVKDYIDLIKTKIDINPKSKFIIDPGNGTCGPITMQIFKELKCDVECINCVPDGNFPAHLPDPTVPKYMTQLVNRVRETKADLGIGYDGDGDRIGVVDELGNVIWGDKLLGVFAKYVLKDKPGSSIIFEVKCSQGLVEYIKSLGGNPVMWKAGHSLIKAKMKELNAPLAGEMSGHMFFAHNYYGYDDAIFASIKVLEILSKDKRPISEIVNEIPSYFSTPEIRVDSDDKTKFEIVEKLKNYFKGRYPIIDIDGVRIQFDDGFGLVRASNTQPVLVLRFEAQTEKRLNEMQTEIMGKLNELLKKT
- the ruvB gene encoding Holliday junction branch migration DNA helicase RuvB translates to MDEKIENTNSIPADLGGETLDARLTTPVRIAGEEEVEFSLRPKKLEDFVGQERLKENLSIFIQAAKSRDEPLTHVLFFGPPGLGKTTLAYIIANELGVDIIPTSGPVIERIGDLAGILTRLKSKDTFFIDEIHRLDKQAEEYLYPAMEDYRIEIMIDQGANARSVTLNLSPFTLIGATTRSGLLSAPMRSRFELTFRLDFYSPEDLELIVTRTAKLLETSIDKASAYEIARRARGTPRIANRLLKRIRDYAQVKGDGTINLELTRYALTQLNVDERGLDEMDEKILNTIIDKYQGGPVGLGTIGASIGEDPQTIEEMFEPYLLQQGFIKRTPKGRVATPIAYEHLGKKMKPASGGLFEK
- a CDS encoding T9SS type A sorting domain-containing protein, with translation MIVFYFLALNLWSQTNWYGGSGQLLWSDTTKFFNKKNVNCSRLSGSILLDAPAGWQNTGQLQGVTNIWALTNACDSVLYAGGDSAALKGFVFKTTDYGNNWTSMDMPSCNWVHSLIIQDTILYAGTDAGVFKYTTSWNSTNLTKPVNTLLIAKNGTFYAGTGDGEIYKSSDGDVWAAVTVNNGIRIWEIVEDSENNLYAGGSRVVTKDTISGVFKSTDGLVFDTTMFPHIDRVVYSLAISDSVVYAGTGPDSGKVFKSSNKGVSWDTTQKLTYANSIYSLFKGDNNIIYAGTGTLSGYLYKSANGTSWTSEQIDVQISAIYSIMQTSNGFLYLGSNSGIVGSGRVSNAGYFTSGSFKSSVLRADSSNNVDYGHVTWDASFNTGTMQVWIRTNSTEDMYGVDSCRITNSGDTIPDSFNNKGYIQYQIKFATPTSDLTPILNSIGIEFTPKIGTQENPKSLLQNPKLEVYPNPFIHSTVVSYHVALKDRETEIRIYDISGRTVYKVDKLNKSSKSLVWSPKTCPAGIYFVEVKSADYKLIKKLVKIK
- a CDS encoding Omp28-related outer membrane protein; the protein is MENEAKDSLIVLAFHIGQGDPFCGSVYIRSGFYSGSMGMPTTECDGILPRAGAYPYATYRADFNTRKVVAIPLKIGLGGSSYAASSKSGTVKVHITNTTGNAITGTMYIVLVETNIAYSGSTFYNVVRDMFPYTSGKSVSIPANGSLDEMEAFFIGPSCNTSNCSIVVFIQGSSKEVYQVARYKW